The genomic stretch GCACGGTCGTAGTGGACTCCCACGAAGGGGAGGTCGCCAACAAGCAGAAGCCCGTGTGCGACAAGTACAACGTCCCGGACGTGCACCTTGAGGACGTGAAGTGGATAAGGTATCAGCCCAAAGGGGAGATGCTTGTCCTGAACAAGATATTCCCGGAGGGCATCCACATCCCGGAGTTCCTCGTCGGCAAGAACATCGTCCACCTGCCGACAATGAAGACCCACGTCTTCACCACGACCACGGGCGCCATGAAGAACGCCTTCGGCGGGCTGCTGAGCCATCGGCGGCACTGGACGCACTCCGTCATCCACGAGACGCTGGTGGACCTGCTGACCATCCAGAAGGAGATTCACCCGGGCCTCTTCGCCGTCATGGACGGCACCCTCGCTGGCGACGGCCCCGGCCCGCGCGCCATGCGCTTTCACGTCAAGAACGTCATCCTGGCGAGCGCCGACCAGGTGGCTATTGACGCGGTGGCCGCGAAGATCATGGGCTTCGATCCGATGAAGCAGAAGTTCATCCGCCTGGCGCATGAGCGTGGCTTGGGCTGCGGCGACCCGCGCCAGATTGACATCGTGGGCGACAGCATCGAGGGCGTGGACTGGAAGTTCAGGGGCAACGAGGAGACCTTCGCCAGCCGGGGCCAAAAGATGATCTACTGGGGGCCGCTGAAGCCACTGGAGAACCTGCTCCTGCGCAGTCCCATCGTCCCGTGGGCCTTCCTGGCGTCCAACCTGTACTTCAACGCGTTCTGGTACAACCTCGTCGGTCGGCGGCGGGTGAAGCAGGCGCTGGAGACTCCCTGGGGCAAGCTGTTCCAGACGTACTAAGGTGTCCTGAGTTGTTAATCCATCTCCGCCTCCTCTCAACGGTGACGTGTACACCGCCGCTCGCATGCCCTCTGGTAGCTGCCCCTCCCTCTCCGCACGCGGAGAGGGAGGCCGGGTGGGTGAGGTTTACTCCTCCACCCGCTTCATCGCGGCGAGCGCCACGCCGCGGCTGAACCCGCGCCGCAGCAGGTGCGCGAACAGCCGCCGCCGGTAGGTCTCGCGGTCCAGCCCCGAGAGCGCCTTCGCGCGCTTCCGCGCCGCCGCGTACGCCGCCTCCGCGTCGTCCCAACCCGCCACCGCGTTACTCGCCGTCTCGCTGCCGACGCCCTTCCGCCGCAGCTCGCGCTCCGTCTGCCGTCCGCTCTGCGGGCGTGACGCCTCGCGGGACTCACGCCACCAGCGGGCGAACGCCGCGTCGTCGAGCAGGCCCAGCCGCTTCAAATAGGCAATGGCCCCGCTCACGGCGTCGGCGGGCATGCGGCGGGCCGCGAGGCGCTGACGTATCTCGGCCTCGCTGCGCGGGCGGACGGCCAAGAGACGCCGCGCGGCGTCCAGCGCCCCTTCCAGC from Dehalococcoidia bacterium encodes the following:
- a CDS encoding DUF362 domain-containing protein, with protein sequence MTTITPAPQPQSAPRPASRRAKVAVLYTSPRTVVEDYGRLMRLADVDKHLVAAAPTILKVNISWQKWFPACSTTPWQLEGAIRALRSLGHSEMYACHNSTVVVDSHEGEVANKQKPVCDKYNVPDVHLEDVKWIRYQPKGEMLVLNKIFPEGIHIPEFLVGKNIVHLPTMKTHVFTTTTGAMKNAFGGLLSHRRHWTHSVIHETLVDLLTIQKEIHPGLFAVMDGTLAGDGPGPRAMRFHVKNVILASADQVAIDAVAAKIMGFDPMKQKFIRLAHERGLGCGDPRQIDIVGDSIEGVDWKFRGNEETFASRGQKMIYWGPLKPLENLLLRSPIVPWAFLASNLYFNAFWYNLVGRRRVKQALETPWGKLFQTY
- a CDS encoding regulatory protein RecX → MPTVTALAHSRGGRIAVHADGKLLCVLSADAVARANLAVGATLTSAQIAALHRQAALEGALDAARRLLAVRPRSEAEIRQRLAARRMPADAVSGAIAYLKRLGLLDDAAFARWWRESREASRPQSGRQTERELRRKGVGSETASNAVAGWDDAEAAYAAARKRAKALSGLDRETYRRRLFAHLLRRGFSRGVALAAMKRVEE